ACTCTCGCTTGGCCTTCGGCACATTCCGCTTTGTCACTCGCCTTGCGGAGCAAGTCTCGCGCCAAGTCCTGTCGACTCGCGGAACGTCGTCAAACCTTGGTCGTTAGGCGAAATGAAGCGCTAAGATTTTGTTTATGAATAGAATTGCAAAAGATCATATCATATATACTAAACGGATAAATAGTTTATTTATTGCTTAAAATAGTGTATTGTTCATCATTGGTTGAATGCCAAAAGTTTTTGAAAGAAACGGCTATAAATTCTTCTTTTTTGCGAACGAAGGAAATCCACGGGAACCAGTTCACATTCATGTGAGAAGAGGAGAAAAATTAGCAAAATTTTGGCTAAAACCGAGCGTAAAGTTAGAAGATAATTACGGATTTAATTCTAAAGAGTTAAATTGGATTGAAGAAGAGATTGAGAGGAACTTAAATCTCATAGAAGGTAAATGGAATGATTTCTTCGGTATCTGAAGCAAAAGCCCAAAAGATTTGGTTTGATGAAGATAATCTTTGGTTATCTTTGTACGATGGTAGAACTTTATCAGTTCCACTTGCTTATTTTCCTCGATTAAGAAAAGCTAAGAAAGAGCAATTAGAAAGATATGAGGTTAGTGGAGGAGGGATTGGTCTTCATTGGGATGATTTAGATGAAGACATTAGTGTTCCTGGTCTCTTGTTAGGAAATGGCGATCTCACCTCACACAGTAAAAAATTATAAACCCAATCAATACTAAGCGCTTCACTTCGCCTAACTAACGGTGCTTCCGCTACGCTTCGAGATCGCTACGCGACTCTCGCTCGGGCTACGCCACATTTGCTTCTGTCACTCGTCTTGCAGGGCAAGCCTCGCGCCAGTCCCTAACGTCTCCTTACGGAGACTCAGGGTCGCAAACGTCGGAACACCTTGGGTCGTTAGACGAAAAACCGCTAAATTTGATAGTATAAGATGAAGAAAAGTATCCTATTTATTATTATTGCTTTTATAATCGTTTACCTTAGTAGTTTTGCGTTTTTGCTCTACAGAGGTCAGTCGGTAAGTGAGTTATTATTACATGTGAAAATTGATAAAAATGCAAGTTCTCAACATGTCGAAGCAAAGTTTTCGGAAATAGATTTATTAAGACTTAAGCATATAATCGAAACAAATAATAAATCTTTAAAAGAAGAGTCGTTGCTTGCCTTATATGAAAGAGAACGAGAGCATTATATATACTTAACCACGATTTTACTTGGTCTGATGACTGTTTTATCAATTTACTCAGCCTTTAATAGGCTGATAGAGCGAGATGAGCATAACAAAGCAATAGAGTCGTTAAATTCATTGGAGAAAGAAATTAAAAAAGAAATAGATTTTCTTAAAAAAGGGAATATCAAGCAACAATTACTTTCTTATACTCTAGATTTCGAACGAGATGCTGTCCTTATAATGCCCAATCAAGCTTTCATTTCAAATATAGATGAATTTAGAGCGTATGTAGAAAGACAAATAGGAAGTATCTCGAAGTCGATTAATAAACATGATGATGTTGTTATTGAAGATTTACTCTTTACCATATATAATCATATTCTTTCTATAATGAATTATGCAAATAGGCGCAAATTGATAGTTAACACTGATTGGGATGCTTCGAGTAATGTGCTTTTTCTTTCAATAGCAAAGGAATTTTTTAATAATTTATCTGACTCTAAATATAAAAAACTATTTGATGCCCTTTCGAAATTAAGGAATGGAAATATTTCTTTTGGAGTCTTTGAAAAAAGGAAATTTTGATCTTAAGCGGTTCATCGTCTAACTTTCGGCTCTGACGCATCGCTTCGAGATTGCTTACGCAACTCTCGCTCGGCCTTCGGCACATTGGCTCAGTCACTCGAATTGCAAAGGCAATTCTCATGCCTGTCTTCGCTTTGCTCAGCTCGCCAACGTCGTCAAGCCTTGGTCGTTAGGCGCCATATCGCGATTTTCTTTTTTATTTTTAAGATAGAAATTGTGAATTCTGTTTTAAAACCAAATGAGAATCGACTTAAAGTTGGGTCGCTTTTCACCCTTTTCTTGTTTTATATCGTAGGCTTGAAAAGCTCTATAGTATGTTAGGAATTTAATAGAACTACTTGCATCTCTTTCATCAAAAGAATCGAAAAGGGTTCGCTACTTTATCTCTAAAAGTAAATTCTTCTTTATTTGACCTTTGCTCTGTTAGTAGATTTTACAGAGTAGGGCTCTTGAATGCACCGTGTTTGAGCGATACAGCGCCTAACTTACGGTGCCTCCGCTCCGCTCGGGGCTTGCTAACGCAACCCGCTCGCTCGGCCTTCGGCACATTCGCGTCCGTCACTTCGTTTGCATAAGCAAACTCGTGCCGTTGCGAACGTCGGAGCACCTCGGTCGTTATGCGAAATAACCATGACGTTAATTTTATTTTCTAAATTTTTATATTCACTTTTTGTATAATTTGCTTTAATTTTTTCTATTACAGTAGGCATAAGAAACATATAGTATGGAAATCATATTCGAAATAATTTTCGAGGTAATTGTAGAAGTATTAGGCAAATACTTAACCGACTATATAGCGGGGCCTGTTTGGAGCTCATTAAAAAGATCAAAGCTTTTCGAATATTTTACTACAGCAATTGGCTATATTATTTTCGGTTCAATAATTGGTTATATAAGTATGCTTGTATTTCCAAAGATTTTTCTAAAAAATTCAAGTCTACAACTTGCTAACTTGTTATTTGTCCCAATCCTTGTAGCATTTATCGTTTGTATTTTTGGTAATTGGCGAAATAAGATAGTTCTTCTTAAAATTAAATTCGAGGCATTTTCTTTTGCGTATCTATTTGCATTTACTGTATCGTTTATTCGGTATTATTTCCTAGATGTATCGAAACCATTTTGGTAAGACTCCTGTAATTGTATAAAAAGCATGGTTACTTCGCATAACTAACAGCTCTGGCGCAGCGCATCGGGGATCGCTTCGCGACCCGCTCGCTCGGGCTTCGCCACATTCCGCTTTGTCACTTGTCTTGCAAAGCAAGCCTCGTGCCAAGTCCTTACGGACTCGCGGAACGTCGCCAAGCGTTGGACGTTAGACGCCAGTTTTATAAAAAAATAATCGAATCTAATGAATATTGAATTTAGTTTTGTAGAAGATTATTCTTCGGGTCTTCATAAGTATGAGTTTGCTCCAAGAGGCCAACTATCTTTGCCATATACATTTATGGATAATCATAAGATAGTTAATGAATGGAAAGATATAAACCGAAATCCTTTATATGAAAGATACAATATTGGCAATTTTGGCTCTTTCGAATATTTCGGGATTTATATGGCTCTAAGCTGGACGCTTTGTGCTGATAAATACGTGTTTGCAATTACTCCGTATGAAACAGAATATACTAGTAAGATTATAGATGAACCTTTTGAATTAATTAAATGGGAGTATATTGTAGAACACGAAGACACTGTCATCGAAAAAGGATATATAAAGCTTGATAGAGGGTTTGAGAAGGCCAGAAGCCCGACCGGATATAAAGTACCGAGTGACAAAGCTGGGTTATTTTTTATAACTAATAGGAGCAAGTTCTTTGATTTACCAAAATCTGGTCTTTTTGACTCATTTAGCTTAGTCAACATATTTGTATTAGGTGAAGATAGAAAACATGAGTTAGTTACGTTTTTAAATCAGCGATCTCGACCTTTACTGGCAAAATTTCTAACGAAGGCTGATTTATTTATTAGCTTAAAGTTTGGTTTTGATCCAGGCGAATTTGATTGCTTATCGATATATTCTTTAGAGCCAATAGCTTCTAAGTTAAAAAATCTTACTGATCAATACGCGCAATCGTCGCAACAATATATGGCAGCAATTAAATCTTTGAAGGGCTATAATGGGCTCGAAGAATTGGTTGAAAGGTTACTTTGGCCTAATCATAAAACCGGCGTCTAACTATCGGTGCTTCCGCTACGCTTCGAGATCGCTACGCGACTCTCGCTCGGGCTAAAGCCACATTTGCTTCTGTCACTTCGTTTGCATGAGCAAACTCGTGCCATCGCAAACGTCCGAACACCTTGGTCGTTATACGAAACGACCGCAAATATTTCTTAAAATGAGAATTATTTGGAAATTAGCTTTGAAAAACTTTAAAAAGGAATTTGACATATGAATTATTATGCTATATTTTGAATAAAATTGCAGGTATAATTAGTATGTCCAAGACAATCACATTGCGAATTGAAGACCCGATTTACGATATATTTAAGAAAGCCGCTGACGGAGAGAGACGTACAATTTCGAATTTCGTAGAAAATGCAGCAATTCAGTATCTTACGAATGAGTTTTATGCATCTGATGAGGAGATGGATGAAATTTTTTCAGATAAGCAGTTAATCACATCTTTGAAAAAGGGTCTGAAAGAAGTAGCTCAAGGAAAGTATAAAGTTGTCCGCTGAATATAAAATAGCGGAAACCGAACAATTTCAAAGTAAACTTAAAGATCGTCAATTCTCACATCTTCAAAAGAAGCTAACAGATTATGTATATCCGATTCTTAAAAAGAATCCATTCTTTAGTCCTAATATTAAAAAGCTAAAGGGTGAATTTGATGGTCTTTACAGATATCGCATTGGTAAGTATCGTTTATTCTATTTGATAAAAGATAACGAACTATTAATTATCTTTGTCGATGTAGATCAAAGAAAAGATAGTTACAAGTAAAGACGGTCGCATCGCATAACTTACGGTGCTTCCGCTCCGCTCGTGGATCACTAACGCGACCACTCGCTCGGGCTACGCCACATTTGCTTCTGTCACTTCGTTTGCATGTGCAAACTCGTGCCATCGCAAACGTCGGAACACCTTGGTCGTTAAGCGCAATAATCCAAAATTATTCTAAAACTGGCAAAACACTATGACGGATGTAAGAAAATTTATACGCTATATTATTCCTGTATTTATATTCATAATTTATACATTTTCTTTTATTTGGATATTCTTTTTGCCAAACGAGAACTTTATCAATATTATCGAAGGTGTTAATATTGACGCCGCCTTACTAGTATCATTCGCAGCAGGTTTTGGTTACATCATCAGTATTGTGCATCACTTTCTATTTCATAAGATGTCA
This sequence is a window from Leptospira venezuelensis. Protein-coding genes within it:
- a CDS encoding DUF4160 domain-containing protein, translated to MPKVFERNGYKFFFFANEGNPREPVHIHVRRGEKLAKFWLKPSVKLEDNYGFNSKELNWIEEEIERNLNLIEGKWNDFFGI
- a CDS encoding DUF2442 domain-containing protein, yielding MISSVSEAKAQKIWFDEDNLWLSLYDGRTLSVPLAYFPRLRKAKKEQLERYEVSGGGIGLHWDDLDEDISVPGLLLGNGDLTSHSKKL
- a CDS encoding CopG family transcriptional regulator; this encodes MSKTITLRIEDPIYDIFKKAADGERRTISNFVENAAIQYLTNEFYASDEEMDEIFSDKQLITSLKKGLKEVAQGKYKVVR
- a CDS encoding type II toxin-antitoxin system RelE family toxin yields the protein MSAEYKIAETEQFQSKLKDRQFSHLQKKLTDYVYPILKKNPFFSPNIKKLKGEFDGLYRYRIGKYRLFYLIKDNELLIIFVDVDQRKDSYK